The following coding sequences are from one Candidatus Neomarinimicrobiota bacterium window:
- a CDS encoding YigZ family protein, producing the protein MPEADSFLTIKGDSDSLLKEKGSKFIGFATRINDENEVKTNLDLIRKKSRDATHHCYAYRIGIGDDIRAISSDDGEPSGSAGAPMLAVLEGAGLTNILAVVTRYYGGTKLGVGGLARAYGGCVKELINNAEIVEQIARAKLEVLVDYNLLSAVLKTASAFKAEISQGYKGDKAFVQLSVRNSELDNLRSELIDATHGSAIIN; encoded by the coding sequence ATGCCCGAAGCAGACAGCTTCCTCACAATTAAAGGCGATTCTGATTCGCTCCTGAAAGAAAAAGGCTCAAAATTCATCGGCTTTGCGACCCGCATCAACGATGAAAATGAGGTCAAAACGAATCTCGATCTTATACGGAAAAAATCGCGCGATGCCACACATCACTGCTACGCATACAGAATTGGTATCGGCGATGATATTCGCGCAATTTCCAGCGATGACGGAGAACCGTCGGGTTCCGCGGGCGCTCCCATGCTTGCCGTATTGGAAGGCGCCGGCTTAACTAACATATTAGCCGTGGTGACGCGCTATTACGGAGGTACTAAATTAGGCGTTGGTGGATTGGCGAGAGCTTACGGCGGTTGCGTAAAAGAACTAATCAATAATGCGGAAATCGTAGAACAGATCGCCAGAGCAAAATTAGAGGTATTAGTGGACTATAACCTCCTGAGCGCTGTGCTGAAGACCGCTTCAGCTTTCAAGGCGGAGATCAGTCAAGGCTACAAGGGAGACAAAGCTTTTGTGCAGCTGTCAGTAAGAAACAGCGAACTGGATAACCTAAGATCAGAACTCATAGACGCTACACATGGCTCTGCTATCATCAACTGA
- a CDS encoding T9SS type A sorting domain-containing protein, with product MKLRYQTGEIDKKVYSSKVKSLYSALQSGQYSPEAGESNIKCLFPIQVEAIKHSSSLEKSAKTFAKGRPLSQASYKTEEGHFKIHYDTTGVNAVDTTNLLGNAVPDWIFYTGRAYERGWSMFVDSLGYQIPPVDTIDGDQIDVFIRELSPTLAYGTTYAVDDTGFAQNAPSITFIEMDDDFSESIYFSNGLDGMRVTAVHELFHVFQLGYTFRPNDVWFFELTATWIEDLGYDSINDYLQYIEFYYSDTDKGLHYTNGFNVAIFGKFIQENYDAHVIRGAWEKMLTNKAEIALDLALKENAAYEPEGGLKAAWGKFAIWNWFTGSRKVPGAFFEEGELYPELEPYSDTTFSGSVLNIPFFGLEELSFRINRFIPIDDARIKAAFTAAGNPNVWSTTLTAGPPDITFLNPGSAVNVNEVSNIEGLIVAVSNGSIEGDGGSVRETYSLEVAITGAPPANLIALYPNPFKTQTDITFELKADNTDITFTVYNLLGQTVHRQTKGFFLKGENRIVYSPADNLASGIYFFRISGDEVEINGKFTLLR from the coding sequence CGGTGAGATAGACAAAAAAGTTTATTCTTCAAAGGTCAAATCATTGTATTCCGCATTGCAATCCGGACAATATTCCCCTGAAGCGGGAGAAAGTAATATCAAATGTCTCTTCCCTATTCAGGTTGAAGCGATAAAACATTCAAGTTCGCTCGAAAAGTCCGCTAAAACATTTGCCAAGGGCAGACCGCTGTCGCAGGCAAGTTATAAAACGGAAGAAGGACATTTTAAAATCCATTATGATACCACAGGAGTCAATGCAGTTGATACGACTAATCTCTTAGGAAATGCGGTACCGGACTGGATTTTTTATACGGGTCGCGCATATGAAAGAGGTTGGAGTATGTTTGTTGATTCACTCGGATATCAGATACCTCCCGTTGACACTATTGACGGTGATCAAATTGATGTATTCATAAGGGAGTTATCTCCTACCTTGGCTTACGGCACTACATATGCTGTCGATGATACAGGCTTCGCTCAAAATGCGCCAAGCATAACATTTATTGAGATGGATGATGATTTCAGCGAAAGCATCTATTTTTCCAACGGTTTAGACGGCATGCGCGTAACCGCTGTTCACGAACTCTTTCATGTATTCCAACTCGGGTACACTTTCAGACCAAACGATGTCTGGTTTTTTGAGCTCACAGCAACCTGGATTGAAGACCTGGGTTATGACTCAATAAACGATTATTTGCAATATATCGAGTTTTATTATTCAGATACCGATAAGGGATTACATTATACAAACGGCTTCAATGTGGCGATATTCGGGAAGTTTATTCAAGAGAATTATGATGCTCATGTAATCAGAGGCGCATGGGAAAAAATGCTTACGAACAAAGCTGAGATTGCTTTAGACCTGGCGCTTAAAGAAAATGCCGCATATGAACCCGAAGGCGGTCTGAAGGCTGCATGGGGTAAATTCGCTATCTGGAACTGGTTCACAGGAAGCAGGAAAGTACCCGGCGCATTTTTTGAAGAGGGAGAATTATATCCTGAGTTAGAACCTTACAGTGATACGACTTTCTCGGGTTCCGTACTGAATATACCGTTTTTCGGCTTAGAAGAACTCTCGTTTCGGATAAACAGGTTCATTCCCATTGATGATGCGCGAATTAAAGCGGCATTTACGGCTGCCGGAAATCCAAATGTCTGGAGTACGACTTTAACCGCCGGTCCGCCGGATATTACCTTTTTAAATCCCGGTTCAGCTGTGAATGTGAATGAAGTCAGCAATATCGAAGGATTAATTGTTGCCGTCAGTAATGGTTCGATAGAAGGAGACGGTGGATCGGTTCGAGAAACTTACAGCCTTGAAGTGGCTATCACAGGCGCTCCTCCCGCAAACCTGATTGCGCTCTATCCGAATCCATTTAAGACACAAACAGACATTACATTTGAGCTCAAAGCCGATAATACTGATATAACATTCACCGTCTATAATCTGCTCGGCCAGACTGTCCATCGGCAAACGAAGGGTTTTTTCTTGAAAGGCGAGAACAGAATAGTCTATTCGCCCGCCGATAACCTGGCCAGCGGCATTTATTTCTTCCGCATTTCGGGAGATGAAGTGGAGATTAACGGTAAGTTTACTCTTCTGCGATAA